The Arvicanthis niloticus isolate mArvNil1 chromosome 19, mArvNil1.pat.X, whole genome shotgun sequence sequence TGTGGCTCAAACCTTAGGCTCTGTGATACTAGATGGACTCTGCTAACTGCGCTGCATCGCTGAGTCAGTCAGTCTGTTTAAGGTCCATATTCTAATCTATCTGACGAGCTGCTTTGTCATGTGTTGGGGTATTTTCTCAGATTCTACAAATCCACGTGTGGATAGTTCTCATTTTCCTGACAGATAATGCTGTTTCAAGATGCAGGCATCTAAGGAATTAGAGAAGGATAGACAGTTGGCTGGCTAGTATTAGGTAGGTTCACAATCCTACTTTTAAGAATCTGAAATTTGTATGTTTTGAGCATTATATTAGTGCTCAGAAGTTTTGGATTTTGGCTCTGTTTTGCTGGATACCTGTaataatcccaggacttgggaggctgaggcagcaggattatGAGTCCAAGGCTACCTTGTGGTCTGAAGATAGACTAGAAAACCTCTAGAAAACCCACCAACAAAaaagttttgtattttatattttgaattaaagATGCTAAGCTAGTAATATCTGTGTATAAATATTCCAAATAAAAACAGCAGTACTGCCTCTTGATACTTGAAACTCTTCTGGTCCAAGCATTTTTGGGTAATAGTGAAGTTGTGTATTTATGCCTTACTATTTTGTCACTATCTTGGAAGCATGCTACCAAGACACACTGAGTGGTtattgatctgtcagtaaagctGGAGCACCTAAAGCTTCTGTCATCTCATTGCAAGGTGGTCACAGTTATGTTTGCTCTGCTCCTAGGGAAGAAAGCTCGCACATTTGACTTGGAGGCCATGTTTGAGCAAACTCGAAGGACAGCGGTGGAAAGGAGCCGGAAAACACTGGGTAAGCAGCGCAGGTATTTTCCCTTTGTTGGCTTCAATgctgtataaatattatatagttatatttatagTGAtaaagcagggaaaaaaaaaaccccaaaaatgcTGTTTTTACTTACAAACAACCATTTAATTTAAATCAGAATTGCTAAGAGAATTGCAATTGTAATTGCTGGTTCTTTCTGatcaagaatttaaaatatttatttccctttttaaacatgtcaaaatttgtattttacttgCGTAAAGAAGGTCTGCCTACAATAATCTTGTAAAAGTGTGGTctgtgtgggctggagagatggagcagtggttaagagcactgggtttgGTCTGTAGTATTCACGTGGGTGCCCAGACAACCTGGGACTCTGTCTGAGTCTCTGTGGACAGTAggtgcatgtgatgcacagacatagaTGAGACAAAACACCCATGCCCGTgaaatttaaacaacaaaaatgtattttatgaacaAACAAGGATCCACTATTATGACTTACAGGAAGCAGAATAgcagtttctttattttctctcctcccgCCTCTGTCtgactttcatttcattttttctttcctgcttaCAGCGGAACCAGTATTTGGAAGGCTGGGCCAGAGGTGGCTGTCACCTTGCTTGTTGACCCAGACAGTGTAGAACACTGTGACATACACTGAATGTGGCTGCTGCTGTTGACTCCCTGCTTTAATGAGGTGCAGGAGATGGTTACTGAAGCCTTAGTCCCAGACTGGCTCTTCCAGATGGTGGGCAGTTCTAGTACCACCTTAGGGTCTTCAGAGAACACTGGCAATGGGCTTTCTTTGGATCTAACTCAGCTCTCTCTTACACTAGAGGAATGTCTGGAGTCTGGGAACAACTGGATTTAAATCAGTGCTGTGATAGTACTTGTTTgcagttttgagacaggatcacacTCTGGGATCCTGGCTGACTCTATGTAGAGCAGGTTGGCTTTGATTTCTGTCAGTGTATctccttcagcctcctgaatgctgggattatagaaatGAGCCACCAATACTTTGATTATACCCAAATTCAATTTTGATGACAAAGAGGAAGAGATATAGGATCTTACTACATTACCCTGGACGGGCTTGAACTCATGGACCAAGTTATCCTTccgtctcagcctcctgagcaccaGGTATTTAGGAGTGCACTACTGAGCCCAgtagttagttttgtttttaaaatgctggATTATGGGgctggaaggtggctcagtgattaaaagcactagATATTCTTCCAGAGCATCTGGGTggaattcccagcatccacctgatGGCTCACAATCTTTGACCTCCAGTGTCTAGGGATATGGCACCCTCTTCCGGCCTCCATGGACGCTGCACGTATATGACGcccagatatacatgcaagcaaaagcACTCATACATCTAACAATACTAAATAAAACGCTCAAAAGTTAAAATAGTGCATTATTTAGCAATAGCATATACTATATGGTTGGTGAACTTGAAGCTAATATTATTGCAAGTAagccttttttgtgtgtgatgtaatatctatgtgcatgtattcatatgtgtatatatataatttttttgagacaggatctcactgaaaTTCATCATATAGACTGGGCTGGCTTCAGCCTTACAGAAATCCTCAGCCTTTGTTTCCTGAaggctgggataaaaggcatatACCACTAAGAACCCcctctcctgtctttttttttttttttttttttttttaaaagaccaggTAGTCTGAAACTTGATATGTAAGTTAGActggcttctaactcagagatccacctgcttctacctcccaagtggtgggattaaaggcgtgtaacACAATGTCTGGctgctactgtttttttttttttgcacttcaTTATGAGAAATTGCAAAACTATAAATAATACTATTTCTATAAACTATATATTCATGGTTAGTGTTTTTTTTATGTTATTGgtataa is a genomic window containing:
- the Wdr70 gene encoding WD repeat-containing protein 70 isoform X2, with the protein product MEHSGSSEVTGADTAGPDPQLAVTMGFTGFGKKARTFDLEAMFEQTRRTAVERSRKTLAEPVFGRLGQRWLSPCLLTQTV